A stretch of Myxococcus hansupus DNA encodes these proteins:
- a CDS encoding amidase has protein sequence MKKPDSPPDSPAGLSRRALLGGTAVATALVSLDARGRAFAAGAPGKEAPPAAKPFEMEEKTVAELQAALASGEYTAQGLTERYLARIAALDTVGPLPLRSVIELNPDALALAAALDQERREKGARGPLHGIPVLLKDNIGTADKMETTAGSLALVGAKPARDAFLVERLRAAGAVILGKTNLSEWANFRSTRSTSGWSARGGQTRNPYARDRTPSGSSSGAGTATAANFCAVSVGTETDGSIISPSAAASLVGLKPTVGLVSRSGIIPIAHSQDTAGPMARTVADAAVLLSVLAGVDPADPATAASRGKAHADYTRALDVDGLKGARIGVPRERFYGYHAATDARMEEALALMKSRGAILVDPAPIPQADKLQAPEFEVLLYEFKAGLEAYLASLGEGRAPRTIAELIRFNEEHAADELPFFGQELLHQAQAKGPLTDKTYVKALQDCRRLSRAQGLDAVMKKHRLDALVAPTEAPPGLVDLINGDHWLGSSSTPAAVAGYPSITVPAGYVRGLPVGLSFIGRAWSEPVLLKLAYAYEQASKHRRPPTFAATADLGAR, from the coding sequence ATGAAGAAACCCGATTCCCCTCCTGACTCCCCCGCGGGCCTCAGCCGCCGCGCGCTTCTAGGTGGTACCGCCGTCGCCACGGCGCTCGTCTCCCTGGACGCCCGTGGCCGTGCCTTCGCCGCCGGCGCTCCGGGGAAGGAGGCGCCACCGGCCGCGAAGCCCTTCGAGATGGAGGAGAAGACGGTCGCCGAGCTCCAGGCCGCCCTGGCGTCGGGCGAGTACACCGCGCAGGGCCTCACCGAGCGTTATCTCGCGCGCATCGCCGCGCTGGACACCGTGGGGCCCCTGCCGCTGCGCTCCGTCATCGAGCTGAATCCGGACGCGTTGGCGCTGGCCGCCGCGCTGGACCAGGAGCGCCGTGAGAAGGGGGCGCGGGGCCCGTTGCACGGCATCCCCGTGCTGCTCAAGGACAACATCGGGACCGCGGACAAGATGGAGACGACGGCGGGCTCACTCGCGCTGGTGGGCGCGAAGCCCGCGCGGGACGCCTTCCTCGTGGAGCGGCTGCGGGCCGCGGGCGCTGTCATCCTGGGCAAGACGAACCTGAGCGAGTGGGCCAACTTCCGCTCCACGCGCTCCACCAGTGGCTGGAGCGCGCGCGGCGGACAGACGCGCAACCCGTATGCGAGGGATCGGACGCCCTCGGGCTCCAGCTCGGGCGCGGGGACCGCGACCGCCGCCAATTTCTGCGCGGTGTCGGTGGGCACGGAGACGGATGGCTCCATCATTTCGCCCTCGGCGGCCGCGTCGCTCGTCGGGCTCAAGCCCACGGTGGGGCTGGTGAGCCGCTCCGGCATCATTCCAATTGCCCACAGCCAGGACACCGCCGGTCCCATGGCTCGCACCGTGGCGGACGCGGCGGTGCTGCTGAGCGTGCTCGCGGGCGTGGACCCCGCGGACCCGGCGACGGCGGCCAGCCGCGGCAAGGCCCACGCGGACTACACCCGCGCCCTGGACGTGGACGGGTTGAAGGGCGCGCGCATCGGCGTGCCCCGGGAGCGCTTCTATGGCTACCACGCGGCGACGGATGCGCGGATGGAGGAGGCGCTGGCGCTGATGAAGTCGCGAGGCGCCATCCTCGTGGACCCCGCGCCCATCCCCCAGGCCGACAAGCTGCAGGCCCCCGAGTTCGAGGTGCTCCTCTACGAGTTCAAGGCGGGCCTGGAGGCCTACCTCGCGTCCCTGGGCGAGGGGAGGGCGCCACGGACGATCGCGGAGCTCATCCGCTTCAACGAAGAGCACGCCGCGGACGAGCTGCCGTTCTTCGGACAGGAGCTGCTCCACCAGGCGCAAGCCAAGGGGCCGCTCACCGACAAGACCTACGTGAAGGCGCTCCAGGATTGCCGCCGCTTGTCGCGCGCGCAGGGGCTGGACGCGGTGATGAAGAAGCACCGCCTGGATGCGCTCGTGGCGCCGACCGAGGCGCCCCCGGGGCTCGTCGACCTGATCAACGGCGACCACTGGCTGGGCAGCAGCTCCACCCCCGCGGCGGTGGCCGGCTACCCCTCCATCACCGTGCCCGCGGGCTATGTGCGCGGGCTCCCGGTGGGGCTGTCCTTCATCGGCCGGGCCTGGAGCGAGCCCGTGCTGCTGAAGCTGGCCTATGCCTACGAGCAGGCCTCGAAGCACCGCCGTCCCCCCACGTTCGCGGCGACGGCGGACCTCGGGGCGCGGTGA
- a CDS encoding patatin-like phospholipase family protein: MASHITLLAGPDALQLLRERGLRGEDVDVVPGASGGPKWLVLAGLDRALFGGLFQNRTRPLHLIGSSIGSWRLACLSQKDPVLALRRFEAAYIDQRYPPKPSPAQVTEQCERILDALLGDEGEADILQHPWARLHVITALCRGMAGLEDTRAQLLGFLLCGLGNLVSRRTLGLHLERVVFHAAGETSPFAGLKDLPSTHVPLTRENLRLALLASGSIPMVLRGVRIPGAPAGVFRDGGIVDYHLDLDFGSGSGLVLYPHFYPYVVPGWFDKALRWRHTRPGNFRRALLIAPSPELVARLPGGRIPDQGDFEQLKDVERMRAWNQVVAESERMGDEFLELMATGRIADHVRPL; encoded by the coding sequence ATGGCTTCCCACATCACCCTCCTGGCCGGTCCCGATGCGCTCCAACTCCTTCGCGAACGGGGCCTGCGCGGCGAGGACGTCGACGTCGTGCCCGGTGCCTCTGGTGGCCCCAAATGGCTGGTGCTGGCGGGGCTCGACCGGGCCCTCTTCGGCGGCCTGTTCCAGAACCGGACGCGCCCCCTGCACCTGATTGGCAGCTCCATTGGCAGTTGGCGGCTGGCCTGCCTGTCCCAGAAGGACCCGGTGCTCGCGCTGCGCCGCTTCGAGGCGGCCTACATCGACCAGCGTTATCCGCCCAAGCCGTCACCGGCGCAGGTCACCGAGCAGTGCGAGCGCATCCTGGACGCGCTCCTGGGCGACGAGGGCGAAGCGGACATCCTTCAACACCCCTGGGCCCGGCTCCACGTCATCACCGCCCTGTGCCGCGGCATGGCGGGCCTGGAGGACACGCGAGCGCAGTTGCTGGGGTTCCTGCTGTGCGGACTGGGCAACCTGGTGAGCCGCCGGACGCTGGGGCTCCACCTGGAGCGCGTCGTCTTCCACGCGGCCGGAGAAACCAGCCCCTTCGCCGGCCTGAAAGACCTGCCCTCCACCCACGTGCCGCTGACGCGGGAGAATCTCCGGCTGGCGCTGCTCGCGTCCGGCTCCATTCCCATGGTGCTCAGGGGCGTGAGAATCCCCGGCGCGCCCGCGGGCGTCTTCCGTGACGGCGGCATCGTCGACTACCACCTGGACCTGGACTTCGGCTCCGGGAGCGGCCTGGTGCTGTACCCGCACTTCTATCCGTATGTGGTGCCGGGCTGGTTCGACAAGGCGCTGCGCTGGCGGCACACCCGGCCCGGCAACTTCCGCAGGGCGCTGCTCATCGCCCCGTCCCCGGAGCTGGTGGCCCGGCTCCCGGGAGGACGGATTCCGGACCAGGGCGACTTCGAACAGTTGAAGGACGTGGAGCGCATGCGCGCCTGGAACCAGGTGGTCGCCGAGAGCGAGCGCATGGGCGACGAGTTCCTGGAGTTGATGGCCACCGGCCGCATCGCCGACCACGTCCGGCCGCTCTGA
- a CDS encoding myxosortase-dependent M36 family metallopeptidase, whose translation MEFPHVRRLVATLSGLALVLSGTSAVARTLPNYDALQDAKPAGRAAAGFKPVNSSLKGARIAHKDALTDSPTFVWTHRTAEQTKLRAEYAKMAPAKAAMAQLSAHAPLYGLRSFETAGATVTNVSANKQGVKIVTLSQKTSGIEVFRQSLNVLLNKHNEIVAISGNLSKHASAEMPKSKARFQVPATEAIAAAYKDLTGTAIDGSLLSRVSASSKSDTYSHYTLASYARPLGEELRIPARVKQVYFPLPSKLVPAYYVELYTGRADSRNSDYFAYVISATDGQLLMRNDLTAHAEFGYRVWADTTPPYTPHDGPHGNVGTPYPANAPNGYVSPYIPSTLITLQNVPFSQNDPWLPDGATVTRGNNVDAYADLVAPDGFGPGDRRPAVTAPGVFDRSIDFGIQPNANADQIDAATTSLFYLNNWLHDWYYDAGFDEASGNAQASNFGRGGLGNDVLLAQAQDHEGTDNANMRTPADGASPRMQMFLFSGTRNSRVTANAPAEVAGDYQGGISTTFGPQTFNATGNVVAAIDAANTNGPTDRDGCTALTNAAEVAGNIAVIDRGSCDFTIKVLNAQNAGAIGVIIHDNVAGPTIDMGGTPASPINIPALRVNLDDGNRLRSAIPGLNVTLYRGATQWIDGTLDNAIVAHEWGHYISNRLIGNSSGLVNNQGRGMGEGWGDFTALLMMVRAEDINVPTNANWNGAYAAAAYATRADADSEWFGIRRTTYSSDTSKNGLFYRHIMDGVALPTGVPFFSNGAVNSQVHNSGEVWATMLWECYTSLLRAHPFQDAQDRMKNYLVNAYKLTPSAPTFLEARDAVIAAAYANDPADAERFWAAFAKRGAGVGAQAPDRYSTNHAGVVESYGYGSAIQFVSAEFFDDIEGTTCDRDGVLDNGETGRIEITVRNVGATTANGASATLFSTTPGIQLGNGGGGVFPSIPVFSEAKISVPVSIHGAAPFSEANFSIAVRDDGQAIPGDIINALTLITNFDEAEQVTNIEDVEVTPSKLPWTTDYDEALTPDVWGVVQLTETNRTFYAEDLGSYSDIRLITPELNVSATEPFVLNFLHAYDLEGDPVFGYYDGATVEITEDGGNTWVDIGGPIHNATLENYTGNRNPLAGRPALSGYNEEFPGLIPASINLGTAYAGKTVQIRFRIGTDESFGATGWLLDDLEFTGITNTPFAAIVPEDGICVNRAPAVNAGADVSAAARSQVSLTGTATDPDGDALTYAWAQTAGPAVSLTGADTLTLSFTAPQVTESTTLTFTLTASDGTNSSTDSVNVTVSPANRAPTVNAGIDATAAERSEVTLSGSASDEDGDALTYLWTQVSGTPVALKDYTSPTATFVAPEVTLDEQLVFRLTVSDGVASANDTVTVTITNVNRAPVVTDTSVAFAAGVVTVSASALDPDGDALTYSWAQSAGAPVSINGADTASITFATPAAGSYEFTVTASDGTASASKAVAVTIISGGGGGDPTNTPPTVNAGVDGTASAGDIVTLSGSASDAEGDPLTYSWQQIGGTPVSLSDASSLSTTFVAPGTANGDTLAFLLTVSDGNSTVSDVVRIIVAADPGTAPGNTAPVVSAGAPATVTAGSTVTLNGTATDADGDALISTWTQIGGPAVELSDASSLTPTFTAPATTEALSFLLLVTDGTATVQAVTTVIVTEENVAPVAAARAVVSGNQTSATLDGSASSDANGDALTYRWTQTAGPTATISGADQAVAVANLPDLKGKTENFSFRLTVTDAHGAEHTTTVQFSARNGEDEGGGCSATGAGAPAGMIGLALLGLLRRRRQN comes from the coding sequence ATGGAGTTTCCCCACGTGAGAAGGTTGGTTGCCACTCTGTCCGGGCTTGCCCTGGTATTGTCGGGTACCAGTGCCGTCGCTCGGACTTTGCCGAACTACGATGCACTCCAGGACGCGAAGCCCGCGGGTCGTGCCGCTGCGGGATTCAAGCCGGTCAACAGCAGCCTCAAGGGGGCGCGGATCGCCCACAAGGACGCTCTGACCGATTCTCCGACGTTCGTCTGGACTCACCGGACGGCGGAACAGACGAAGCTTCGCGCCGAATACGCGAAGATGGCGCCCGCCAAGGCGGCGATGGCGCAGTTGTCCGCACACGCGCCTCTCTACGGCCTGCGCTCCTTCGAGACCGCTGGCGCGACGGTCACCAACGTCAGCGCCAACAAGCAGGGCGTCAAGATCGTGACGCTGTCGCAGAAGACCTCCGGTATCGAGGTCTTCCGCCAGTCGCTCAACGTCCTGCTCAACAAGCACAACGAGATCGTTGCCATCTCCGGTAACCTCTCGAAGCACGCGTCCGCCGAGATGCCGAAGTCGAAGGCGCGCTTCCAGGTTCCCGCGACCGAGGCGATCGCCGCGGCGTACAAGGACCTGACCGGCACCGCGATCGACGGCAGCCTGCTCAGCCGCGTGAGCGCGTCCTCGAAGAGCGATACGTACTCGCACTACACGCTGGCGAGCTATGCGCGTCCTCTCGGTGAGGAGCTGCGCATTCCCGCGCGCGTGAAGCAGGTGTACTTCCCCCTGCCGTCGAAGCTGGTCCCCGCGTACTACGTGGAACTCTACACGGGCCGCGCGGACAGCCGGAACTCGGACTACTTCGCGTACGTCATCTCCGCCACGGACGGTCAGTTGCTGATGCGCAACGACCTGACGGCGCACGCGGAGTTCGGCTACCGCGTCTGGGCGGACACCACGCCTCCGTACACGCCGCACGACGGCCCCCACGGCAACGTTGGTACGCCGTACCCGGCCAACGCCCCCAACGGCTACGTGTCGCCGTACATCCCGTCCACGCTGATCACCCTCCAGAACGTTCCGTTCAGCCAGAATGACCCCTGGCTGCCGGATGGCGCGACGGTGACCCGCGGTAACAACGTGGACGCCTACGCGGACCTCGTGGCTCCGGATGGCTTCGGGCCGGGCGACCGCCGCCCCGCCGTGACGGCCCCGGGCGTGTTCGATCGGAGCATCGACTTCGGCATCCAGCCGAACGCGAATGCTGACCAGATCGACGCGGCGACGACGAGCCTGTTCTACCTGAACAACTGGCTCCACGACTGGTACTACGACGCCGGCTTCGACGAGGCCTCCGGTAACGCCCAGGCCAGCAACTTCGGTCGTGGCGGTCTCGGCAACGACGTGCTCCTCGCGCAGGCGCAGGACCACGAGGGTACCGACAACGCCAACATGCGGACGCCGGCCGACGGTGCCTCGCCCCGCATGCAGATGTTCCTGTTCTCCGGTACGCGCAACTCGCGCGTGACGGCGAACGCTCCGGCGGAAGTCGCGGGTGACTACCAGGGTGGTATCTCCACCACGTTCGGTCCCCAGACCTTCAACGCGACCGGTAACGTGGTGGCGGCGATCGACGCGGCCAACACCAACGGCCCGACGGACCGCGACGGCTGCACCGCGCTGACCAACGCGGCCGAGGTCGCTGGCAACATCGCGGTCATCGACCGTGGTAGCTGCGACTTCACCATCAAGGTGCTCAACGCGCAGAACGCGGGCGCCATCGGCGTCATCATCCACGACAACGTCGCGGGTCCGACGATCGACATGGGCGGCACGCCTGCCTCGCCGATCAACATCCCGGCGCTCCGCGTGAACCTGGACGACGGCAACCGGCTGCGTTCGGCCATCCCGGGCCTGAACGTCACGCTGTACCGTGGCGCGACGCAGTGGATCGACGGCACCCTCGACAACGCCATCGTGGCGCACGAGTGGGGTCACTACATCAGCAACCGCCTCATCGGTAACTCCTCCGGTCTGGTCAACAACCAGGGCCGTGGCATGGGCGAGGGCTGGGGTGACTTCACCGCCCTGCTGATGATGGTTCGCGCCGAGGACATCAACGTCCCGACCAACGCGAACTGGAACGGCGCCTACGCCGCCGCTGCCTACGCCACGCGCGCGGACGCGGACTCCGAGTGGTTCGGTATCCGCCGCACGACGTACTCGTCGGACACGAGCAAGAACGGCCTGTTCTACCGTCACATCATGGACGGCGTGGCGCTGCCCACGGGCGTTCCGTTCTTCAGCAACGGCGCGGTCAACTCCCAGGTCCACAACTCCGGCGAGGTGTGGGCGACGATGCTGTGGGAGTGCTACACGTCGCTGCTCCGCGCGCACCCGTTCCAGGATGCGCAGGACCGGATGAAGAACTACCTGGTCAACGCGTACAAGCTGACCCCGTCGGCTCCGACGTTCCTGGAGGCGCGTGACGCCGTCATCGCGGCGGCCTACGCCAACGATCCGGCGGACGCCGAGCGTTTCTGGGCGGCCTTCGCCAAGCGCGGCGCGGGCGTCGGCGCTCAGGCTCCGGACCGTTACTCCACGAACCACGCGGGCGTGGTCGAGAGCTACGGCTACGGCTCCGCCATCCAGTTCGTGTCTGCCGAGTTCTTCGACGACATCGAGGGCACCACGTGTGACCGCGACGGCGTCCTGGACAACGGCGAGACGGGCCGCATCGAGATCACCGTTCGCAACGTCGGCGCCACCACGGCGAACGGCGCCAGCGCGACGCTGTTCTCGACGACCCCCGGCATCCAGTTGGGCAACGGTGGTGGTGGAGTCTTCCCGTCCATCCCCGTGTTCTCCGAGGCGAAGATCTCCGTCCCCGTGTCCATCCATGGAGCGGCCCCGTTCTCCGAGGCCAACTTCTCCATCGCGGTGCGTGACGACGGTCAGGCGATCCCGGGCGACATCATCAACGCCCTGACGCTCATCACGAACTTCGACGAGGCCGAGCAGGTCACGAACATCGAGGACGTCGAGGTGACCCCGTCCAAGCTGCCTTGGACGACGGACTACGACGAGGCGCTGACCCCGGACGTCTGGGGCGTGGTCCAGTTGACCGAGACCAACCGCACGTTCTACGCCGAGGACCTGGGCTCCTACTCTGACATCCGGCTCATCACGCCGGAGCTGAACGTCAGCGCGACTGAGCCCTTCGTGCTGAACTTCCTGCACGCGTACGACCTCGAAGGTGACCCGGTCTTCGGTTACTACGACGGTGCCACCGTCGAAATCACCGAGGACGGCGGCAACACGTGGGTGGACATCGGTGGTCCGATCCACAACGCCACGCTGGAGAACTACACCGGCAACCGGAACCCCCTGGCGGGCCGCCCCGCGCTGTCCGGCTACAACGAGGAGTTCCCGGGCCTCATCCCCGCGTCCATCAACCTGGGCACGGCGTACGCCGGCAAGACGGTGCAGATCCGCTTCCGCATCGGTACCGACGAGAGCTTCGGCGCCACGGGCTGGCTGCTGGATGACCTCGAGTTCACCGGCATCACCAACACCCCGTTCGCCGCGATCGTCCCCGAGGACGGCATCTGCGTGAACCGCGCTCCCGCGGTCAACGCTGGCGCGGACGTGTCGGCGGCGGCCCGTAGCCAGGTCAGCCTGACCGGTACGGCCACCGACCCGGATGGCGACGCCCTGACCTACGCCTGGGCGCAGACGGCGGGCCCCGCGGTTTCGCTGACGGGTGCCGACACCCTGACGCTGTCCTTCACGGCGCCGCAGGTCACCGAGTCCACCACCCTGACGTTCACCCTGACCGCCTCCGATGGCACCAACTCGTCCACCGACTCGGTGAACGTGACGGTGTCGCCGGCCAACCGTGCGCCGACCGTGAACGCGGGCATCGACGCCACGGCCGCGGAGCGTTCCGAGGTCACGCTGAGCGGCTCCGCCAGCGACGAGGACGGCGACGCCCTCACGTACCTCTGGACGCAGGTCTCCGGTACGCCGGTGGCGCTGAAGGACTACACCTCGCCGACGGCCACGTTCGTCGCGCCCGAGGTCACCCTGGATGAGCAGCTCGTCTTCCGTCTGACGGTCAGCGATGGCGTTGCCAGCGCGAACGACACCGTCACGGTGACGATCACCAACGTGAACCGCGCGCCCGTTGTCACGGATACCTCCGTGGCCTTCGCGGCGGGTGTTGTCACGGTGTCCGCGTCCGCCCTGGACCCGGACGGTGACGCGCTGACCTATAGCTGGGCGCAGTCGGCTGGCGCGCCGGTCAGCATCAACGGTGCGGACACGGCCTCCATCACCTTCGCCACGCCTGCCGCGGGCTCGTACGAGTTCACCGTGACGGCGTCTGACGGCACGGCCTCTGCCTCCAAGGCGGTCGCGGTGACCATCATCTCCGGCGGTGGCGGTGGTGATCCGACCAACACGCCTCCGACCGTGAACGCGGGTGTGGATGGCACGGCGAGCGCCGGCGACATTGTCACGCTCAGCGGCTCGGCGAGCGATGCCGAGGGTGACCCGCTCACCTACTCGTGGCAGCAGATTGGTGGCACCCCGGTGTCGCTGTCTGATGCTTCCTCGCTGTCCACCACGTTCGTCGCGCCGGGTACGGCCAACGGCGACACGCTGGCCTTCCTCCTGACGGTCAGCGACGGCAACTCGACGGTCAGCGACGTCGTGCGCATCATCGTGGCGGCGGACCCGGGCACGGCTCCGGGCAACACCGCTCCGGTCGTGAGCGCGGGTGCTCCTGCCACCGTTACCGCCGGCTCCACCGTGACCCTCAACGGCACGGCGACCGACGCGGATGGCGATGCACTCATCAGCACCTGGACGCAGATCGGCGGCCCCGCCGTTGAGCTGTCTGACGCCTCCTCGCTGACGCCGACGTTCACGGCGCCGGCCACCACCGAGGCGCTGTCCTTCCTGCTGCTGGTCACCGACGGCACGGCCACGGTTCAGGCCGTGACCACCGTCATCGTCACCGAGGAGAACGTCGCCCCCGTGGCGGCGGCTCGCGCGGTGGTCTCTGGCAACCAGACGTCGGCCACGCTCGACGGCTCGGCTTCCAGCGACGCCAACGGCGACGCGCTGACCTACCGCTGGACGCAGACCGCCGGTCCGACGGCCACCATCAGCGGCGCCGACCAGGCCGTTGCGGTTGCCAACCTGCCTGACCTGAAGGGCAAGACGGAGAACTTCTCCTTCCGCCTGACGGTCACGGACGCGCACGGCGCCGAGCACACCACCACCGTTCAGTTCTCCGCCCGCAACGGCGAGGACGAGGGTGGCGGCTGCTCCGCGACGGGCGCGGGCGCTCCGGCCGGCATGATCGGCCTGGCGCTGCTCGGCCTGCTGCGCCGCCGTCGTCAGAACTAA
- a CDS encoding aromatic alcohol reductase: MDTDIVHVLLVGGTGRFGGKLASALLSRPGIHLHVLVRPGTRGESLARLAEHGVTLVSGTLDDMRSLDSALEGVDAVVSAVRGPPDVFVDGQLRLLDSARRHGVLRFIPSDYALDSTDPEAGSAFMAAHRRVADAVVRSGVPYSFVLCGAFMEAALSPQSQVFDFERGLVSFWGTGDEPFDVTAMGDAARWVADVVVDPRAVGRRLEFVGDVVTVNEVASLYEELTGQRLRRVRRGSVEALRCHLARPRPAGTPVDTSSSALSLLAQLAGKGRLHEPSNSQYPRHRPMSVRAFLQAGWMPRAPTRGEFSVERLP, from the coding sequence ATGGACACCGACATCGTGCATGTCTTGCTGGTGGGAGGCACGGGACGTTTCGGAGGAAAGCTGGCGTCGGCGCTGTTGTCCCGGCCCGGCATCCACCTCCACGTGCTGGTGCGTCCGGGAACACGCGGCGAATCGCTGGCGAGGCTCGCGGAACACGGCGTGACGCTGGTGAGTGGAACGCTGGATGACATGCGTTCGCTGGACTCGGCGTTGGAAGGGGTGGACGCGGTGGTCTCCGCTGTGCGGGGGCCTCCCGACGTGTTCGTGGACGGCCAGCTTCGGTTGCTGGACTCGGCGCGCCGACACGGCGTGCTGCGCTTCATCCCGTCCGACTACGCGCTGGACTCCACCGACCCGGAGGCGGGGAGCGCCTTCATGGCCGCGCATCGACGCGTCGCGGACGCGGTGGTTCGCAGCGGCGTGCCGTACAGCTTCGTGCTGTGTGGTGCGTTCATGGAAGCGGCCTTGTCACCGCAGTCGCAGGTGTTCGACTTCGAGCGGGGGCTGGTTTCCTTCTGGGGCACGGGGGATGAGCCCTTCGACGTGACGGCCATGGGCGACGCCGCGCGCTGGGTCGCGGACGTGGTGGTGGATCCTCGTGCGGTGGGGCGGAGACTCGAGTTCGTCGGTGACGTGGTGACGGTGAACGAAGTGGCCTCGCTCTACGAGGAACTCACCGGGCAACGCCTGCGGCGCGTGCGCAGGGGGAGCGTCGAGGCGCTGCGCTGTCACCTCGCGCGTCCACGTCCGGCGGGCACTCCCGTGGACACGTCCTCTTCCGCGCTGAGTCTGCTCGCGCAACTCGCGGGGAAGGGAAGGTTGCACGAGCCTTCCAACAGCCAATATCCACGGCATCGCCCCATGTCCGTGCGCGCGTTCCTCCAGGCGGGTTGGATGCCTCGCGCGCCCACGCGCGGGGAGTTCTCCGTCGAGCGCTTGCCGTAG